Proteins encoded within one genomic window of Mesobacillus subterraneus:
- a CDS encoding ABC transporter ATP-binding protein translates to MITVENLEVRAGKKILLSIPHFEIKEGEVLGIMGPNGSGKSTFIKALALLEKPAEGSIFLSGKDITNELTLDMRRRFAVAMQQPLLLDTTVFQNVAVGLKLRKLPRQEVKQKVAYWLDKFQISHLTKKHAAHLSGGEAQRVNLARAMVLEPEVLFLDEPFSALDFPTKVQLLKDIRTIIQQTNTTTVFVSHDLMELKYLAGTLAILMDGKLKQTGPTEEVLSSPNASASTFINEWKSLLN, encoded by the coding sequence ATGATTACTGTTGAAAACCTGGAAGTGAGAGCCGGCAAAAAAATTCTTCTATCCATCCCCCATTTTGAGATTAAGGAGGGTGAAGTGCTCGGGATCATGGGTCCGAACGGCTCTGGAAAAAGTACATTCATCAAGGCTTTGGCTCTGCTGGAAAAGCCTGCTGAGGGATCGATTTTTCTGAGTGGCAAGGACATAACGAACGAATTGACACTGGATATGCGCAGAAGATTTGCAGTCGCAATGCAGCAGCCGCTTCTCCTTGATACTACAGTCTTCCAAAACGTCGCGGTCGGCTTAAAGCTTCGCAAGCTGCCTCGACAAGAGGTCAAACAGAAGGTCGCCTATTGGCTCGATAAATTCCAAATCAGCCATCTTACAAAAAAACATGCCGCCCATCTATCCGGCGGCGAGGCTCAGCGTGTCAACCTTGCGAGGGCGATGGTGCTCGAGCCTGAAGTCCTGTTCCTCGATGAACCTTTCTCTGCCCTTGACTTCCCCACCAAGGTGCAGCTATTGAAGGACATTAGGACGATCATACAGCAGACGAATACGACGACCGTCTTTGTCAGCCATGATCTTATGGAATTGAAATACCTTGCCGGAACGCTGGCGATCCTGATGGATGGCAAGCTTAAACAGACCGGTCCCACAGAGGAAGTGTTGTCATCCCCCAACGCATCTGCTTCCACTTTTATAAATGAATGGAAAAGTCTTCTCAATTAG
- a CDS encoding ABC transporter permease, whose amino-acid sequence MELLLEGLKKAIEMILSGNREIIEITLLTLRVSITAVLISTLIGIPAGMFLGLARFPGRKFIHAVVNIGMGLPPVVAGLWITLFLWRSGPLGDLAWLYTPTAIIMAQILVSLPIVTALTSTAFQQINPKLILQVKALGATKLQLYWILMKEVKLAILAAIIAGFGRVIAEVGAAMMVGGNISGETRILTTSIVMEVSKGNFDVALALSFILMTLAFIITFTLTYLQQRKRSQ is encoded by the coding sequence ATGGAACTTTTACTAGAAGGATTGAAAAAAGCGATAGAGATGATCTTATCGGGAAACCGGGAAATTATCGAGATTACTTTGCTGACATTGAGAGTCTCGATTACCGCTGTCCTGATCAGTACATTGATCGGCATTCCGGCTGGGATGTTCCTTGGACTAGCCCGCTTTCCAGGCAGGAAGTTCATCCATGCCGTAGTCAATATCGGCATGGGACTCCCTCCTGTGGTCGCCGGTCTGTGGATCACTCTTTTCCTGTGGCGTTCAGGCCCGCTTGGCGATCTTGCCTGGCTTTACACGCCGACTGCGATCATCATGGCTCAGATATTGGTATCGCTGCCGATTGTTACAGCGCTGACAAGTACGGCATTCCAGCAGATCAATCCGAAGTTGATTTTACAGGTGAAAGCGCTTGGTGCGACGAAGCTGCAGCTTTACTGGATTTTGATGAAAGAGGTAAAACTAGCGATCCTTGCTGCCATCATCGCCGGGTTCGGACGGGTCATTGCCGAAGTCGGTGCGGCCATGATGGTCGGCGGCAATATCAGCGGCGAGACAAGGATCCTGACGACCTCGATTGTCATGGAAGTATCAAAAGGCAACTTCGATGTCGCCCTGGCACTTTCGTTCATCCTGATGACTCTGGCTTTCATCATTACGTTTACCCTGACTTATTTACAGCAAAGGAAGCGAAGCCAATGA